One Actinomycetota bacterium DNA window includes the following coding sequences:
- a CDS encoding aldehyde dehydrogenase family protein, which yields ALANNSQYGLQAAIFTSDISKAMRAAKALDYGAVVVNEVPTWRADQMPYGGVKDSGNTREGPAYVVREMTEPRLIVLPG from the coding sequence TGGCGCTGGCCAACAACAGCCAGTACGGGCTGCAGGCGGCGATCTTCACGTCGGACATATCGAAGGCGATGCGGGCGGCGAAGGCGCTCGACTACGGGGCGGTGGTGGTCAACGAGGTCCCGACCTGGCGGGCCGACCAGATGCCGTACGGCGGGGTGAAGGACTCGGGCAACACCAGGGAGGGCCCGGCGTACGTAGTCAGGGAGATGACCGAGCCCCGGCTGATCGTGCTACCCGGCTAG